The Streptomyces sp. RKAG293 genome includes a region encoding these proteins:
- a CDS encoding VOC family protein, with amino-acid sequence MSPIGQLAAVTLDAVEPAALADFYCGITGWKTVFTSEDFAFIASEDGTGKMGFQREADHHAPKWPSQDKQMHLDFSVSDLDEAEKGVLALGATKPDFQPGGDKWRVFADPAGHPFCVTTAA; translated from the coding sequence ATGAGTCCCATTGGCCAGCTGGCCGCAGTCACTCTCGACGCGGTCGAGCCTGCTGCGCTCGCCGACTTCTACTGCGGGATCACCGGTTGGAAGACGGTGTTCACCAGCGAGGACTTCGCGTTCATCGCCAGCGAGGACGGGACCGGCAAGATGGGGTTCCAGCGGGAGGCCGACCACCACGCCCCCAAGTGGCCGAGCCAGGACAAGCAGATGCACCTGGACTTCAGCGTCAGCGACCTCGACGAGGCGGAGAAGGGGGTGCTCGCCCTGGGCGCCACCAAGCCGGACTTCCAGCCCGGCGGGGACAAGTGGCGCGTGTTCGCCGACCCCGCCGGTCACCCCTTCTGCGTGACGACCGCCGCCTGA
- a CDS encoding phosphopantetheine-binding protein: MGRDIRKTGQGGAHRLPRRCPLEPGVPLPAHGLDSLGMVGLSASLEDAYDFTFPDAALVPATFASPEKLWDTVSACLQGTP; this comes from the coding sequence CTGGGACGCGACATTCGAAAAACTGGTCAGGGCGGCGCTCACCGACTACCCCGCCGATGCCCCCTCGAGCCCGGAGTCCCGCTGCCGGCCCACGGCCTCGACTCACTGGGCATGGTCGGCCTCTCCGCATCGCTGGAGGACGCCTACGACTTCACGTTCCCCGACGCGGCACTGGTCCCTGCCACCTTCGCGTCACCGGAGAAACTGTGGGACACCGTCAGCGCCTGCCTGCAGGGCACGCCATGA
- a CDS encoding DUF3224 domain-containing protein has product MATHSTSDMTWNPWQPAPYADAEGAPMLMHGIVSNHYRGGIEAEGSQHVLIALGPDGTSTFTGLERVTGRVGDREGTFVLRISGSTAGGKANAELTVVEGSGTGALAGISGQGEYFCDNPGPNGNAAVTLDHSFG; this is encoded by the coding sequence ATGGCGACACACTCGACCAGCGATATGACCTGGAACCCCTGGCAGCCGGCGCCCTACGCCGATGCCGAGGGCGCTCCGATGCTCATGCACGGCATCGTGTCCAACCACTACCGGGGCGGGATCGAGGCCGAGGGCAGCCAGCACGTGCTCATCGCACTGGGCCCGGACGGCACCAGCACTTTCACCGGCCTGGAGCGGGTGACCGGCCGTGTCGGTGACCGCGAGGGCACTTTCGTCCTGCGGATCAGCGGCAGCACGGCGGGAGGCAAGGCCAATGCTGAGCTCACCGTCGTGGAGGGATCGGGCACCGGGGCCCTGGCCGGGATCAGCGGACAGGGCGAGTACTTCTGCGACAACCCGGGCCCCAACGGGAACGCGGCGGTGACGCTTGATCACTCCTTCGGGTAA
- a CDS encoding methyltransferase domain-containing protein produces the protein MAFDRVADNYDRMRGGIERGRQAAARLVADLAPGPVLEVGTGTGIVAAGLTELGHRVYGVDLSPPMLSRAHGRLGGRVAVADAQSLPFADGVFADVVFVHVLHLVADMPAALREAARVLAPGGRLLAAHGDPAADPDELVAVLDRLSELHPPRPDTPGGLDTAAGEAGLLPVGHDFAPDYDRATSPRQLLESLEQRLPPFLWDIDDATWARVVEPALAELRALPDQDRPRPQQWRVHHSVYRKP, from the coding sequence ATGGCATTCGACCGCGTGGCGGACAACTACGACCGGATGCGGGGCGGGATCGAGCGCGGCCGCCAGGCCGCCGCCCGGCTCGTCGCCGATCTCGCGCCGGGCCCGGTGCTGGAGGTCGGTACCGGCACCGGGATCGTCGCCGCGGGCCTGACGGAGCTGGGCCACCGGGTGTACGGCGTGGACCTGTCGCCGCCGATGCTCTCGCGCGCCCACGGCCGGCTGGGAGGCAGGGTCGCCGTGGCGGACGCGCAGTCGCTGCCCTTCGCCGACGGCGTCTTCGCGGACGTGGTCTTCGTCCATGTGCTGCACCTGGTGGCCGACATGCCCGCGGCCCTGCGCGAGGCCGCGCGGGTGCTGGCGCCCGGCGGACGGCTGCTGGCCGCACACGGCGACCCGGCGGCCGACCCCGACGAACTGGTCGCCGTGCTCGACCGGCTCAGCGAGCTGCACCCGCCGCGCCCCGACACCCCCGGGGGACTGGACACCGCAGCCGGGGAGGCCGGCCTGCTGCCGGTCGGCCACGACTTCGCGCCGGACTACGACCGGGCCACTTCGCCGCGCCAGTTGCTGGAGAGCCTGGAGCAGCGCCTGCCGCCCTTCCTGTGGGACATCGACGACGCCACCTGGGCGCGCGTGGTGGAACCCGCGCTGGCCGAGCTGCGTGCGCTCCCCGACCAGGACCGCCCGCGCCCGCAGCAGTGGCGGGTGCACCACAGCGTGTACCGCAAGCCCTGA
- a CDS encoding DUF6039 family protein has product MTQQTSRREPGLNTAAAQSPVPADKLLHSGNAGFIIARSAQLKYEHRAEGRKLFADVIAYMNQADLNGASFFFYEEAFGRQDRVHWLIHWKTPNDFAISLHMVDHDEKMIDMLESDRVVDDASAGVWGRAVVEGSVKERILVPQHGLVHEEGEHQGDVWVDPARLQTGQSEDQLLHSANSVLTLHRVGQASHEFRKEARHYAFAWQNEINTKLAGRATSYLYEETFGVMDRLHWLIHLKDFDTYQELLAMEREDEGFQKLQGREFVAESKGGGRWGRTFVQGTIEDTLLLPYQYDTAR; this is encoded by the coding sequence ATGACTCAGCAGACGTCCCGGCGGGAGCCCGGCCTCAACACCGCCGCCGCCCAGAGCCCGGTGCCCGCCGACAAGTTGCTGCACTCGGGCAACGCCGGATTCATCATCGCCCGGAGCGCGCAGCTCAAGTACGAGCACCGGGCCGAGGGACGCAAGCTCTTCGCCGACGTGATCGCCTACATGAACCAGGCGGACCTCAACGGCGCCTCCTTCTTCTTCTACGAGGAGGCGTTCGGCCGCCAGGACCGCGTGCACTGGCTGATCCACTGGAAGACGCCGAACGACTTCGCCATCAGCCTCCACATGGTCGATCACGACGAGAAGATGATCGACATGCTGGAGAGCGACCGCGTCGTCGACGACGCGAGCGCCGGAGTCTGGGGCCGGGCGGTCGTCGAGGGTTCCGTCAAGGAGCGCATCCTCGTACCGCAGCACGGGCTGGTGCACGAGGAGGGCGAGCACCAGGGCGACGTGTGGGTCGACCCGGCGCGGCTCCAGACCGGCCAGTCGGAGGACCAACTGCTGCATTCGGCCAACTCCGTGCTGACCCTGCACCGGGTGGGACAGGCGTCCCATGAGTTCCGCAAGGAGGCCAGGCACTACGCCTTCGCCTGGCAGAACGAGATCAATACCAAGCTCGCGGGGCGGGCGACCTCGTACCTCTACGAGGAGACCTTCGGCGTGATGGACCGGCTGCACTGGCTCATCCACCTCAAGGACTTCGACACCTACCAGGAACTGCTGGCCATGGAGCGCGAGGACGAGGGCTTCCAGAAGCTCCAGGGACGGGAGTTCGTCGCCGAGAGCAAGGGGGGCGGCCGGTGGGGCCGGACCTTCGTCCAGGGCACCATCGAGGACACCCTGCTGCTGCCCTACCAGTACGACACCGCCCGGTGA
- a CDS encoding AMP-binding protein, which translates to MTGRPLDGWFRDGLALNPHGPALRILDRSWTYTEVDRMARSWAAALSARHRPRSVAVLAAKTPEAYIGLLAALYAGATAVPLNPENPPARNGAVLRAAGCEAVVADPAGAAGLAEVIAGAPVHSVLAPRVATDLPGTILALRVTADDAAADGFVTPPRAPDDIAYTLFTSGSTGTPKGVPISHANVSSFLQSALPRYGVRTDDCFSQVHETTFDLALADIFPAWAGGACVCVLSRLQALDPARWVRRYGLTVWHSTPSLARGLQRKGMLAPGSLAGLRQSVFAGEALMTDTARYWQRAAPDGVIDNIYGPTELTIACTAFRWDPAVPDAEYGATVPIGTPNDGMEALLLGADGETTPRLGELCLTGGQMFAGYLDPAEDAGRFLERGGQRWYRTGDQVRADDGVGFIHLGRGDSQVKINGYRVEVGEVEAALREVSGTDAATFAVEAPSGAVLAAYVLGDAEPDLKALVERLATRLPAYMLPRYVWWRPEAPLNAHGKTDRNLLREEAAREVADRAQF; encoded by the coding sequence ATGACCGGCAGGCCGCTGGACGGCTGGTTCAGGGACGGCCTCGCGCTCAACCCGCACGGCCCCGCGCTGCGCATCCTCGACCGCAGCTGGACCTACACCGAGGTGGACCGTATGGCGCGGTCCTGGGCGGCGGCGCTCAGCGCGCGGCACAGGCCACGATCCGTGGCCGTGCTGGCCGCGAAAACGCCCGAGGCGTACATCGGCCTGCTGGCGGCACTCTACGCCGGCGCGACGGCCGTGCCGCTCAACCCGGAGAACCCGCCGGCCCGCAACGGCGCCGTGCTGCGGGCCGCCGGGTGCGAGGCGGTCGTCGCCGACCCGGCCGGCGCGGCCGGGCTGGCGGAGGTGATCGCCGGGGCACCGGTGCACTCGGTCCTGGCGCCGCGGGTGGCAACGGACCTTCCCGGCACGATTCTTGCCCTGCGGGTCACTGCGGACGACGCGGCGGCGGACGGCTTCGTCACGCCGCCGCGCGCACCCGACGACATCGCCTACACCCTCTTCACCTCGGGCTCGACCGGGACACCCAAGGGCGTTCCCATCAGCCACGCCAACGTCTCGTCCTTCCTGCAGTCGGCGCTGCCCCGCTACGGCGTACGGACGGACGACTGCTTCAGCCAGGTGCACGAGACCACCTTCGACCTGGCCCTGGCCGACATCTTCCCGGCCTGGGCGGGCGGGGCCTGCGTGTGCGTGCTCTCCCGCCTCCAGGCGCTCGACCCGGCGCGCTGGGTGCGCCGGTACGGACTCACCGTCTGGCACAGCACCCCCAGCCTGGCGCGCGGCCTCCAGCGCAAGGGCATGCTCGCGCCCGGCAGCCTCGCCGGACTGCGGCAGTCGGTGTTCGCGGGCGAGGCACTGATGACGGACACCGCCAGGTACTGGCAGCGGGCCGCCCCCGACGGGGTGATCGACAACATCTACGGCCCCACCGAACTCACCATCGCCTGCACGGCGTTCCGCTGGGACCCCGCCGTGCCGGACGCCGAGTACGGCGCGACGGTGCCCATCGGCACGCCCAACGACGGCATGGAGGCGCTGCTGCTGGGGGCCGACGGCGAGACCACCCCGCGGCTGGGCGAACTGTGCCTCACCGGCGGGCAGATGTTCGCCGGCTACCTCGACCCGGCCGAGGACGCGGGCCGTTTCCTCGAACGCGGTGGACAGCGCTGGTACCGGACGGGCGACCAGGTGCGCGCCGACGACGGCGTGGGCTTCATCCACCTCGGGCGCGGGGATTCGCAGGTGAAGATCAACGGTTATCGGGTAGAGGTCGGCGAAGTGGAGGCCGCGCTGCGCGAGGTCTCCGGCACGGACGCGGCCACGTTCGCCGTCGAGGCCCCGTCGGGCGCGGTGCTCGCCGCCTACGTCCTGGGCGACGCGGAACCCGACCTGAAGGCGCTGGTGGAACGACTGGCCACCCGCCTGCCGGCCTACATGCTGCCCCGGTACGTGTGGTGGCGCCCTGAGGCTCCGCTGAACGCCCACGGCAAGACGGACCGGAACCTCCTGCGCGAGGAGGCGGCCCGCGAGGTCGCCGACCGCGCTCAATTCTGA
- a CDS encoding alpha/beta fold hydrolase: MRPAALVQEDRTMSHHVLLVGTSALLTGRLAARRLAAPDRPSVLLLLAARSRPTAPGPDAAALRSFVRDDVAGSAPGTAPDDPGDRLRILRLDPDALAEALAAETADEVWCVTPGLDRDPARGAWADGVVAGALLAALPALRAAKYVHVGPSGAGGADRLTPPPPPYRELERTTVERCLAHGAAWRVLRTPPVADAAAPLLGESPAGPHQLLEALRSVRSEVADRIPDWFQRHPLRVAGFGGRGLALLPAGRAAEWLWATGGPPGLPDGFATLPCPVPTPLEELLPRAGAVYGIDLRPVTGRDGFTAAERLLDLRLDAVRSAAVRLGGSAADDAPEALSVAAQWELLGAVRENQDRSAARTPPRGPARTVEVAGAPLTLFEAGAARAAGQAPLVLINALGQGHGFLDRLSRELAAHRRVVSWQVRGTDPDLPPWDIDHQLDDLRAVLGLTGAERFHLVGWCTGAKIATAYQRRHPGDVASLVFLNATFKQDGLWDGMDTPYERNLEAVCRALARRPEKAERLVGLLAPGSAGGGEKTGPGQDAGVLGVLSRALAEEVRRPFLAPEKLVRYARQLVDLWTLDTAEQAPAVEVPVLFVGSEFDAISSPARARAAARCFPDARYAELAGAGHYAPHDRSALVAELITEFVRAPGRIAREVAHPEIRWGVEPPGPEQNPAREAAS, from the coding sequence GTGCGGCCCGCAGCACTGGTCCAGGAGGACAGGACGATGTCCCACCATGTGCTGCTCGTCGGCACCTCGGCCCTTCTCACCGGGCGGCTGGCGGCCCGCCGGCTAGCGGCGCCCGACCGCCCCTCGGTACTGCTGCTGCTGGCGGCCAGGAGCCGCCCGACCGCACCGGGGCCCGACGCCGCGGCCTTGCGGTCCTTCGTCCGGGACGACGTGGCCGGCAGCGCGCCCGGCACCGCGCCGGATGACCCGGGCGACCGGCTGCGGATCCTGCGGCTGGACCCAGACGCGCTGGCGGAGGCACTCGCCGCGGAGACGGCCGATGAGGTCTGGTGCGTGACCCCGGGCCTGGACCGCGACCCGGCGCGCGGGGCGTGGGCCGACGGCGTCGTCGCCGGAGCGCTGCTCGCCGCCCTTCCCGCTCTGCGGGCCGCCAAGTACGTGCACGTCGGTCCTTCAGGGGCGGGGGGTGCGGACCGCCTGACCCCGCCGCCCCCGCCCTATCGCGAACTGGAGCGCACCACCGTGGAGCGCTGTCTGGCCCACGGAGCCGCCTGGCGCGTGTTGCGTACGCCCCCGGTGGCCGACGCCGCCGCCCCCCTGCTCGGCGAGAGCCCGGCGGGACCGCACCAGCTGCTCGAAGCGCTGCGCTCGGTCAGGTCGGAGGTCGCCGACCGCATACCCGACTGGTTCCAGCGCCACCCCCTGCGCGTGGCCGGATTCGGGGGCCGCGGGCTCGCGCTGCTCCCGGCCGGACGGGCCGCCGAGTGGCTGTGGGCCACCGGGGGGCCGCCCGGCCTGCCCGACGGTTTCGCCACCCTGCCCTGTCCCGTGCCGACCCCGTTGGAGGAGCTGCTGCCGCGCGCGGGCGCCGTGTACGGGATCGATCTGCGGCCCGTGACCGGGCGGGACGGGTTCACCGCGGCGGAACGGCTGCTGGACCTACGGCTCGACGCGGTACGGAGCGCGGCCGTCCGGCTCGGCGGGAGCGCCGCCGACGACGCGCCCGAGGCGCTCTCCGTAGCCGCCCAGTGGGAGCTGCTCGGCGCGGTCCGCGAGAACCAGGACCGCTCGGCGGCGCGGACGCCGCCCCGTGGTCCGGCCCGTACCGTCGAGGTCGCCGGCGCGCCGCTGACCCTGTTCGAAGCGGGAGCCGCCAGGGCGGCCGGCCAGGCGCCCCTGGTCCTCATCAATGCGCTCGGGCAGGGACACGGCTTCCTCGACCGCCTCTCGCGGGAGCTCGCGGCTCACCGGCGGGTGGTGTCGTGGCAGGTCCGCGGAACCGATCCCGACCTGCCGCCCTGGGACATCGACCACCAGCTCGACGACCTGCGCGCGGTGCTCGGCCTGACCGGTGCCGAACGCTTCCACCTGGTGGGCTGGTGCACCGGTGCCAAGATCGCCACCGCGTACCAGCGGCGCCACCCGGGCGACGTCGCCTCCCTGGTCTTCCTCAACGCGACGTTCAAGCAGGACGGCCTGTGGGACGGCATGGACACACCGTACGAACGCAATCTCGAAGCGGTCTGCCGCGCCCTCGCCCGCCGGCCGGAGAAGGCGGAGCGGCTGGTCGGGCTGCTCGCACCGGGCAGCGCGGGCGGCGGGGAGAAGACGGGGCCCGGGCAGGACGCCGGAGTTCTCGGCGTTCTCAGCCGGGCGCTGGCCGAGGAGGTGCGCAGGCCCTTCCTCGCACCCGAGAAGCTCGTGCGCTATGCCCGCCAGCTCGTCGACCTGTGGACGCTGGACACCGCTGAGCAGGCTCCCGCAGTCGAGGTGCCCGTCCTTTTCGTGGGCTCCGAGTTCGACGCCATCTCCTCGCCCGCCCGGGCGCGGGCCGCGGCGCGCTGCTTCCCCGACGCCAGGTACGCCGAGCTGGCGGGCGCCGGGCACTACGCCCCGCACGACAGGTCGGCGCTGGTGGCGGAGCTGATCACCGAGTTCGTCCGGGCGCCGGGACGCATCGCGCGCGAGGTCGCCCATCCCGAGATCCGGTGGGGTGTCGAACCGCCCGGCCCGGAACAGAACCCAGCACGAGAGGCTGCATCATGA
- a CDS encoding DUF6039 family protein: MTVDSSRPVVPPALHQTSQPPEKVLHSANAGVIVERVAQIAAGQSGTARALAREAAEFANDKHPGLVTVFVYDETFGVKDRIHWLIHFHSLEDYERLLHMGGAQDFRDGVLGGFVAHQRAREWEASFVPGSVQETMMFPHRWGMFGTATQKMAQDPAMSPLDTAHEGPWFEVLPAAHQTSVAPESLLNTATAGVVMHRTVDFSYEFRAEARLFARTVTENTNLNSGGQASAFVFEEAFGKMERMHFLIHLQSLSTMYALMGIDARTDPSSPRATYMQDWVSPEKGGGRWDRMIVEGGGRDSALTPQFWGG, encoded by the coding sequence ATGACCGTGGACAGCAGCAGGCCCGTCGTTCCGCCCGCCCTCCACCAGACCTCACAACCGCCGGAGAAGGTCCTGCACTCGGCGAACGCCGGCGTGATCGTCGAGCGTGTCGCGCAGATCGCCGCGGGACAGAGCGGCACGGCACGCGCGCTGGCCCGGGAGGCGGCCGAGTTCGCCAACGACAAGCACCCGGGTCTGGTGACCGTGTTCGTCTACGACGAGACCTTCGGCGTCAAGGACCGCATCCACTGGCTGATCCACTTCCACTCGCTGGAGGACTACGAGCGCCTCCTGCACATGGGCGGCGCCCAGGACTTCAGGGACGGTGTGCTCGGCGGCTTCGTGGCGCACCAAAGGGCGCGGGAGTGGGAGGCCTCGTTCGTCCCCGGCAGCGTTCAGGAGACGATGATGTTCCCGCACCGCTGGGGGATGTTCGGCACCGCGACCCAGAAGATGGCGCAGGACCCGGCGATGAGCCCGCTCGACACGGCGCACGAGGGTCCCTGGTTCGAGGTGCTTCCGGCCGCACACCAGACCTCGGTGGCGCCGGAGTCGTTGCTCAACACCGCCACCGCCGGTGTGGTGATGCACCGGACCGTGGACTTCAGCTACGAATTCCGGGCAGAGGCAAGGCTGTTCGCCCGCACCGTCACGGAGAACACCAACCTCAACTCGGGCGGACAGGCCTCCGCCTTCGTGTTCGAGGAGGCGTTCGGGAAGATGGAGCGCATGCACTTCCTGATCCACCTGCAGTCCCTGAGTACCATGTACGCGCTGATGGGGATCGACGCGCGGACCGATCCGTCGTCCCCCCGTGCCACGTACATGCAGGACTGGGTCTCCCCCGAGAAGGGCGGCGGCCGCTGGGACCGGATGATCGTCGAGGGCGGTGGCCGGGACAGCGCGCTGACCCCTCAATTCTGGGGCGGCTGA
- a CDS encoding PIG-L deacetylase family protein: MSQDLEIMPEDWNRALAVVAHPDDMEFGAAGAVARWTAAGKAVTYLVASHGEAGIDTLPPERAAALREREQRAGAAVVGASGVEFLDHPDGAIEYGLALRREFAAAIRRHRPELVIGFCHHDHTSSGRWNSPDHRNTGRALLDAVGDAGNRWVFRDLGLDPWQDVKYVVMSNSPQPTHAVDVSDVLDKAIASLEAHSSYLAAQQPPITDVKGPLMGLAQATGARFGGVPAIAFEMIPR, translated from the coding sequence ATGAGCCAAGATTTGGAAATCATGCCTGAGGACTGGAACCGGGCACTCGCGGTGGTGGCCCACCCCGACGACATGGAGTTCGGGGCGGCCGGGGCGGTCGCGCGCTGGACCGCGGCGGGCAAGGCCGTCACCTATCTCGTCGCGAGTCACGGGGAGGCCGGGATCGACACCCTGCCGCCCGAGCGCGCGGCCGCGCTGCGCGAGCGCGAGCAGCGGGCCGGCGCGGCCGTCGTGGGCGCGTCCGGCGTCGAATTCCTCGACCACCCCGACGGGGCGATCGAGTACGGACTGGCGCTGCGCCGCGAGTTCGCCGCCGCGATACGCAGGCACCGCCCCGAGCTGGTGATCGGCTTCTGCCACCACGACCACACGTCGAGCGGCCGGTGGAACTCGCCCGACCACCGCAACACCGGGCGGGCACTGCTGGACGCGGTGGGGGACGCGGGGAACCGCTGGGTCTTCCGGGACCTGGGCCTGGACCCCTGGCAGGACGTGAAGTACGTGGTGATGTCCAACTCCCCGCAGCCGACGCACGCCGTGGACGTCAGCGACGTCCTCGACAAGGCGATCGCCTCGCTGGAGGCGCACAGCAGCTACCTGGCGGCGCAGCAGCCCCCGATCACGGATGTGAAGGGTCCGCTCATGGGTCTGGCGCAGGCGACCGGGGCCCGCTTCGGCGGCGTGCCGGCCATCGCCTTCGAGATGATCCCGCGCTGA
- the fabD gene encoding ACP S-malonyltransferase, producing the protein MRAWVFGGQGTQRKGMGEELFARFPDHTATADRVLGESVAELCLRDPDGRLGRTRWTQPALFVVNALAQLAAREEGPAPDVLAGHSLGEYNALAAAECFDFETGLRLVKRRGELMAQADGGGMLAILGLTVAQVEALLERTGVTDVDLANYNTATQVIVSGSAASIATVRTAARAAEGARCIPLATSGAFHSRHMAAAAGEFAAFLAATEFREPRVPVIANATARPYPPSGVARLLVDQITSPVRWHETMLHLIGQGVGELREFSPQPVLTPMWRAALAEPSAPAPAAGPAPMAAPARVTAPARVPAPAPSAAADPAAARLGSAEFREDFGLRYAYLAGSMFRGVASVELVARMGLSGLMGYFGAGGLPLSQVEEAVAELGRTPHLDGRYGVNVLHDMSDPGAEDAMVDLLLRQRVRHIEAAAFTTVTPALVRFRFSGAHRGPDGVPVAARTVLAKCSRPEVAEAFLSPPSQGVLDRLVTGGGLSEAEAAVARELPLAGDICVEADSAGHTDGGVSLALVPVMTALRDRLTARHSYPRRPRVGASGGIGTPEAVAAAFVLGADFVVTGSVNQCSPQAGTSDAVKDLLATLDVQDTTYAPAGDLFEMGSKVQVVRKGTLFAARANKLHQLYRQYPGLDALDAATRRTLERDCFRAPLEQVWKQTREHYLETGRPHEVDRAERDPRHRMALVFKSYFARTNRAAQEGDPAERANYQIHCGPAAGAFNGFVRGTDLEPWRERHVDLIAERLMTGAAEVLRLRWAAYG; encoded by the coding sequence GTGAGAGCCTGGGTCTTCGGCGGTCAGGGCACACAGCGCAAGGGGATGGGCGAGGAGCTGTTCGCCCGGTTCCCCGACCACACGGCCACCGCCGACCGCGTCCTGGGCGAGTCCGTGGCGGAACTGTGCCTGCGTGACCCGGACGGAAGACTCGGCCGTACGCGATGGACGCAGCCCGCGCTCTTCGTGGTGAACGCCCTCGCGCAGCTCGCCGCCCGGGAGGAGGGCCCGGCGCCCGACGTCCTGGCCGGACACAGCCTGGGCGAGTACAACGCTCTCGCCGCCGCGGAGTGCTTCGACTTCGAGACCGGCCTTCGGTTGGTGAAGCGGCGCGGGGAGCTGATGGCGCAGGCCGACGGCGGCGGCATGCTCGCGATCCTCGGACTGACCGTCGCGCAGGTGGAGGCGCTGCTGGAGCGCACAGGCGTCACCGACGTCGACCTGGCCAACTACAACACCGCGACCCAGGTGATCGTGTCCGGCTCGGCCGCCTCCATCGCCACGGTGCGGACCGCCGCGCGGGCGGCGGAGGGGGCCCGATGCATCCCCCTGGCCACCAGCGGCGCCTTCCACTCCCGGCACATGGCGGCGGCCGCCGGGGAGTTCGCCGCGTTCCTGGCAGCGACGGAGTTCCGGGAGCCCCGCGTTCCGGTGATCGCCAACGCGACCGCCCGCCCCTACCCGCCGTCCGGGGTGGCCCGGCTGCTGGTCGACCAGATCACCTCACCGGTGCGGTGGCACGAGACCATGCTCCACCTGATCGGCCAAGGCGTCGGCGAGCTGCGGGAGTTCAGCCCTCAGCCGGTGCTCACCCCGATGTGGCGGGCGGCGCTGGCAGAGCCGTCCGCACCGGCCCCGGCGGCCGGGCCCGCACCAATGGCCGCTCCCGCACGAGTGACCGCTCCCGCACGAGTGCCCGCACCGGCTCCGTCGGCCGCCGCCGACCCGGCGGCGGCCCGGCTGGGCAGCGCCGAGTTCCGTGAGGACTTCGGACTGCGCTACGCCTACCTCGCCGGGAGCATGTTCCGCGGCGTGGCCTCCGTCGAACTCGTGGCCAGGATGGGCCTGTCCGGTCTCATGGGCTACTTCGGCGCGGGCGGACTGCCGCTGTCCCAGGTCGAGGAGGCCGTCGCCGAACTCGGCCGCACACCGCACCTCGACGGCCGGTACGGAGTCAACGTCCTGCACGACATGTCCGACCCCGGTGCCGAGGACGCCATGGTGGATCTCCTGCTCCGGCAGAGGGTCCGGCACATCGAGGCGGCCGCGTTCACCACGGTGACCCCGGCACTCGTGCGCTTCCGGTTCAGCGGTGCCCACCGGGGCCCGGACGGCGTCCCGGTGGCTGCCCGGACCGTGCTGGCCAAGTGCTCCCGTCCCGAGGTCGCCGAGGCCTTCCTCTCGCCGCCCTCGCAGGGCGTTCTCGACCGGCTGGTGACCGGGGGCGGGCTGTCGGAGGCCGAGGCGGCGGTGGCGCGTGAGCTTCCGCTGGCCGGGGACATCTGCGTCGAGGCCGACTCCGCCGGGCACACCGACGGCGGGGTGTCACTCGCCCTGGTACCGGTGATGACCGCGCTGCGCGACCGGCTCACGGCGCGTCACTCCTACCCCCGCCGGCCGAGGGTGGGCGCCTCCGGCGGGATCGGCACCCCTGAGGCCGTCGCGGCCGCCTTCGTCCTGGGCGCGGATTTCGTCGTCACCGGCTCGGTCAACCAGTGCTCACCGCAGGCCGGGACATCGGACGCGGTCAAGGATCTGCTGGCGACGCTCGACGTGCAGGACACCACGTACGCTCCGGCCGGCGATCTCTTCGAAATGGGCTCGAAGGTACAGGTCGTCCGCAAGGGAACCCTGTTCGCCGCCCGCGCGAACAAGCTCCACCAGCTCTACCGGCAGTACCCCGGACTCGACGCCCTGGACGCCGCGACCCGCCGGACCCTGGAGCGTGACTGCTTCCGCGCGCCCCTGGAGCAGGTGTGGAAGCAGACGCGCGAGCACTATCTGGAGACCGGCCGCCCGCACGAGGTGGACCGCGCCGAACGCGACCCCCGCCACCGGATGGCGCTGGTCTTCAAGTCCTACTTCGCGCGCACCAACCGGGCCGCGCAGGAAGGCGACCCCGCCGAGCGGGCCAACTACCAGATCCACTGCGGACCCGCCGCCGGCGCGTTCAACGGCTTCGTCCGGGGCACCGATCTGGAGCCCTGGAGGGAGCGGCACGTGGATCTGATCGCCGAACGGCTGATGACCGGGGCGGCCGAGGTGCTGCGCCTCCGGTGGGCGGCGTACGGCTGA